CCTACTCACCGCTGACCGGGAAATCTTCATGCGACGTGACAACTCAACCATGCTCATTCCCAGTTCACGATTGGCCCGGTAGCAAAGCAGACTTCAGGATTTGCGACAGCCTGGGGATCCTTGCCACGACCCAGGACAGAGCCGATGAACATGATTAGGGATGACGGATGACGATGCAACGGATGGCTCCGGCAGCGTCTATTCTCGTTCTTTTTGGAATACGTCGATCGGACAGTGCAAATTGAGAACAAGCAAAGCATAAAATCATAGGCGTCCCCTATTCCCGGTGGATCTTGACGGGGATCTGCGCTTGACTTCTCAGGCGTTGTTTCATATATTTGATTCAGGTGGAGGCTTCTTGAGAAGCCCAGATGGTTTGATCGCATATGAGCCCCCGGGACTTTCAAGGATCTCGGGGGCTTTTTGTGTGGCGTGAGTTTTTCCGGCGAATGCGGCCACCTTGTTTCATAACGCCCGCTTACTACCTGGGGCCGACCGAGGATCTGCTACCAAGTTCCCCCGTCAAAAAGGAATCCTCATGGTCATCAGTGTCGAAGTCAGAGGGAATATTGAGAAGGCGATCAGGGTTCTCAAGAGGAAGATGGACTCAGAGGGTGTTCGAAAGGAGCTCAGGCGTAGAAGGTTCTATGAGAAACCGAGTGTCAAGAGAAAGAGAAAAAGGCTTGAGGCCAGACGAAGGAGGCTGAAATCCGGGCGTCGGCTATACAAATGAGATTGATGCTCATCAGCAAGGAGAATCACCATGGAGGGGAAGAAAGTCCCTTTAGGGTGACCGGGTTTCAGGGACGAGGGAAGGTCCAAGCCGCGAATGGAAAGGAGAGAACCGGCTTTGCCGGGGCTCTACCGAAAGGAGGTGATAGGCTTGAAAGGAGAGGTAAAGAAACTCCTCCGGGGAAGGGGATACGGGTTCATAAGTGCAGAAGATGGAGGAGAAGTCTTCTTCCACAGCTCCGCTCTGGAGGGGGCGGATTTTGATGGTTTGAAAGAGGGAGATAGCGTAGAGTTCAACGTGGAGAGAGGGCCTAAAGGGCCGCGTGCAATGAATGTGAGGATGCCAAAAGCCTAGCGGAGGAGGGCATCGTCTGTTGACGGTGACCACAATTTGGGGTTGGTCTTGTGGAACGAAAAAGAAGGAGATCGATACGCGGAAACCGGAGAGAGGGTAAGGGGGTTGTTCATAGGCCTGGATTTGGGCTCGGAGCTGGAGGGGTTCGCTGTGGATCGTCAGGAAACACGTGAAGATGCGGATTTCACCCATCGAAGCCGGCTCCCAGTGTATGATGGTCCGGAACTGATCGTATTTCTCGTTTTGATTTGAAGGAGGTAACTAAGATGAGAAAAGCCGATGTAAAACCGTTTGTGTGGGGTGTGGTGGTTGGCGGGATTGTGTTACTTATTGTCATTTTCTCGACAGGCTGGGTGGTGACGAGGGGCTCTGCCCAGGCTAAAGCGGAGCAAATGGCCGAAAGGGCTGTTGTAGACTACCTGGCACCTATTTGCGTCGCACAGTTTCTGGAGGATCCAAACAAGGAAGAGCGACTCAAGGAGTTGAAAGAAATGAACTCATGGAAGAGGGGCGATTATGTGAAAGAAATAGGTTGGGCGACGATGCCCGGCAGTAAATCGCCTGATCGTGAAGTTGCCGATGAATGTGCTAGGCGGCTCATGAAGCTTGAGGAGTAGGTATCCCTTGTGCTGGCCGGGGTTCCGAAGGGAGGTCGGTCAGACTTGCTCTTGAGTCCCTGTCCGGGCCTGTTTGATAGATGGATTACTCGAAGCCGATCGTGGCCGGATCCTTCGATGAAAGACAGTCTTTGAGAGGCGCAGGTTCGAAAAGAGGACGGCAAGGAGATTTCTGGTCGCTTTCCTCAACCCCCTCGTCTTACGGAGGCAGTCAAAGGGGCGCTCCAGTACCGCTTGACCTTTGTAGGGGGTCTCTGTCTCCAAGCTTCCGTTGGAGTCCGGGGACTCAGCTTCATGACCGCTCAGGCCGATGCTGGGGCCTCCTAATGCCGTTGCAGCTCACTGTAACCCGTAGCCAAATAAACGTGGGCAGGCAGAAAATACGGGTTGCGCTCGATGATCCCTCAGTGTTTCAGTCGCCAGAGGGTGGGGGCAAGAGGGGGCTCAAGTCTGGTCTTGAGTCTTGTTGCGGATTTCTTTGTCACTTCGCATGATTCCATTGCATCCTAGACGAGGCATGAGGACGAATGGTAGTACAGACTGGAAAAAGGATTTCAACGACAGCGAGCCCAAAGGTGTGGCGCTTTGCCTGAGGAGGCGCTTGAGAAAAGGGACGTCCTGAGACTGAAGCAGGTAGCCGATATGTTTCACAAAGAGGGCTATGGTTCCGTGAGATGTGCTGTCCACCGGGTGGAAAAACCGCTTGCCAGCGATTCGAGAGGGTGAAAGAGTGGAAAAGACTTCTCTGCCTGCTGAGAAAGAGTCAAGAGCAGACTTGCTCCCACTCCCCTAGCGGCCACCTGGGTAGGATTCCGGCCTACAAGACTATGCGGCATTGCCACACCGCAAGTAATGGGTGACCCCACACTCTTTACACTGCATATATTGAATTGATGGACGTTCCGTTCCTCGACCGTCCCTTTCCTCGACAAGCGTGATTTCAGAGAACGGATTTTCGGAGTCATTCGCGAAAGCCATGGCTCCTTGATCCGCTCAAAAGCCGCAGGAGGAAAGGCCCGCGGAGCCAATCACCGCCTATTCCCATATCCCCTTCGTCAGCCTGCTGATCGCAATGACAACCCCTGTTGTGATGAGAATGAAGAAGACCGACACGGCTGCGATGGTGGGAGAGTATGAATACCGGAGAGAGGAGAAGATCTTTATGGGCAGGGTGGTCACGGTAAACCCGGCCACCAGGAAGGCGATGAAGTACTCGTTAAGAGAGAGTATGAAGGAGAAAAGAACCCCGGCAAAGATGTCGTTCTGAATCAGCGGAAGGGTTACGGTCCTGAAGACCCTCAGTTCTGTGGCCCCGAGGTTCATTGCGGCCTCTTCCAACTCCTTGTCTATCGACTCGAAACCGAGGGAGATCAGCATCAGGGGCAGAGCCGTATAGAAGATGCCATGGGCAATGACCACATTGATAATCTTGCCGGAATAGCCGAGAGAATAGAAGAAGGCCATCAAGGCGATCCCCACGATCACCGGAGGGAGCAGAAAAGGGAGCAAGCCCAGGGTCCTCATGGCTCCGGCAAAACGGATCTCCCATCTGTCAAGGACAAAGGCCAGGACAAGGGCGATAGAGGTTGAAACAACCGCTGCCCCGCTTGCAATAATGAGGCTGTCTCTGATCGCCTCGCGCCAATCCGACATGGTCAGGAATTCTCTATACCACTGGAGGGAGAATCCTCTGGGTGGGAACACCATGAAGATGTCCGGCGTGAAAGATACGGCTATGACGATTACCAGCGGGGCGATCAGGAAGACCACGATCGATCCGAAACATGCCCCCAAGAGGAGCCTGCCTGTCGTCTCAATCTTCATTTCCCTTTGGCCCCCATGGAGAGGCTCTCTGTTCCGGCAATCCTCGCCACTAGCCAAATGATTACAATGGAGAGAACCATCAACACCAGTGCCATAGCAGCCCCGAAGGGAACATTCGATTCGTAGGTTGCCTGGTCGCCTATGATGATGGCCATGGTCCACTGTTGGGGCTTGCCCAGGATGGATGGCACTACATAGGCCCCCATGGTGAGAACAAAGACCAGGAGGACCCCGGAGATGATCCCGTTTCTCGAGAGTGGGAGTGTCACCTTCCAGAATGTCTTCCAGGGTCCGGCCCCGAGGTTCAGTGAAGCCTCTTCGTATTCCGGATTGATGGATTTCAGGCTGCCGTAAAGGGTGAGG
The window above is part of the Deltaproteobacteria bacterium genome. Proteins encoded here:
- the rpsU gene encoding 30S ribosomal protein S21, whose product is MSVEVRGNIEKAIRVLKRKMDSEGVRKELRRRRFYEKPSVKRKRKRLEARRRRLKSGRRLYK
- a CDS encoding cold shock domain-containing protein, coding for MERREPALPGLYRKEVIGLKGEVKKLLRGRGYGFISAEDGGEVFFHSSALEGADFDGLKEGDSVEFNVERGPKGPRAMNVRMPKA
- a CDS encoding ABC transporter permease; amino-acid sequence: MKIETTGRLLLGACFGSIVVFLIAPLVIVIAVSFTPDIFMVFPPRGFSLQWYREFLTMSDWREAIRDSLIIASGAAVVSTSIALVLAFVLDRWEIRFAGAMRTLGLLPFLLPPVIVGIALMAFFYSLGYSGKIINVVIAHGIFYTALPLMLISLGFESIDKELEEAAMNLGATELRVFRTVTLPLIQNDIFAGVLFSFILSLNEYFIAFLVAGFTVTTLPIKIFSSLRYSYSPTIAAVSVFFILITTGVVIAISRLTKGIWE